One window of the Niallia circulans genome contains the following:
- a CDS encoding DUF4352 domain-containing protein codes for MKQIMIYLFIFLLLAGCSSKETNTSTNKHNLKKEAMSTETDDIRTVSTDIYAPNPQVIDDATLLTAGDFYRDRKGEATLKAIMKEAKNVQVDSIRLTIKDVKLIDYRPAYSLIDFYHTYTHDEQFTFIKFFVEIENLSDERKKFSPVAFIQTNKDEMITWEKDIYLEELNGVLKPGERKKGNIGFIVKDSAINKVQLTTSDAYTEQDKILGEAKTIDFHFK; via the coding sequence TTGAAACAAATTATGATCTATTTATTCATCTTCCTTTTATTAGCAGGCTGTAGCAGTAAGGAGACAAACACCAGTACAAATAAGCATAATTTAAAGAAAGAAGCAATGAGCACGGAGACTGATGATATAAGAACTGTATCAACAGACATTTATGCTCCCAATCCGCAAGTAATTGATGATGCCACTTTACTAACTGCTGGTGACTTTTACCGTGATAGAAAAGGAGAAGCTACATTAAAAGCCATTATGAAAGAAGCAAAAAACGTTCAGGTTGATTCCATAAGGCTAACTATAAAAGACGTCAAACTTATCGATTATCGACCCGCATATAGTTTAATAGACTTTTATCATACTTATACACATGATGAACAATTCACCTTCATCAAGTTTTTTGTGGAAATAGAAAATCTCTCGGATGAAAGAAAGAAATTCTCTCCAGTTGCTTTCATTCAAACAAATAAGGATGAAATGATTACTTGGGAAAAGGATATCTACTTAGAAGAGCTTAATGGAGTATTAAAACCAGGAGAACGAAAAAAAGGGAATATAGGTTTTATTGTAAAAGATTCTGCCATTAATAAAGTCCAGTTAACTACTAGTGATGCCTATACTGAACAAGACAAAATATTAGGAGAAGCAAAAACGATTGATTTTCACTTTAAATAA
- a CDS encoding bifunctional diguanylate cyclase/phosphodiesterase, translated as MPSADSVTYLQVEYSIPIILLSILIACLASYTALSMNERIVYNSFFHRYIWLGLASITMGFGIWSMHFIGMSASMLPVNMKYNIPLTILSIVPAILAAFLAFLLSSKARNSSRLIVFAGICMGIGISAMHYIGMKAMIIEANYAYHFGYFTLSVVIAMLASFASLFIFLKLQPYMSNFIVKCITSLLMGITISSMHYTGMYAVRYYVDSERNLIHSHTNHLSIKSIILGVSIGMAILFLFSILSSLLDRYVDYRLNHFDALTKRPNRRQFEKVIDSAAYLSGIAILHIHNINKWNSKYGYCFGDKIIIYIDELCRKLVGHNIELFRIEGNRFAFLSRTNEDLENLILELNQLTAIISSPVIIDDQIIKIETAIALSVNEKKVSAKQIYINAVAVLAHYSLRYENEIIKYDSDKHKRTFANHLVSEIEDALIKKQLYLVYQPKVILHSKEVAGVEALLRWKHPKYGELSPGIFIPILEASEKMWEVTDWIMEEICKQMARWQNQDRRLPVAFNIPGPYVTSPRLMRNLVAYVEKYRLSPSLIELEITETSAVGNMEGAIQSVQAYRNAGFSVALDDFGTGVSSLSYLKRIPVNTLKIDKTFIDEVPESQKDGEIIKAIIALASSLHLSIVIEGVEREEQIEYLSSINKWPIIQGYYYAKPMNNLALEEWLYMFAEEKTG; from the coding sequence TTGCCTAGTGCTGATTCAGTAACTTATTTACAAGTGGAATATTCCATTCCTATTATTCTATTATCGATCTTAATCGCATGTTTAGCATCTTATACGGCGCTTTCCATGAATGAGCGGATTGTTTACAATAGTTTTTTTCATCGATATATTTGGTTAGGATTAGCGTCTATTACGATGGGATTTGGAATTTGGTCGATGCATTTTATTGGAATGAGCGCCTCTATGCTCCCAGTAAATATGAAATATAATATTCCATTAACGATACTTTCAATAGTACCAGCTATTCTAGCTGCTTTTTTGGCTTTCCTCCTATCAAGTAAAGCTAGAAATTCTAGTAGATTAATTGTATTCGCTGGGATATGTATGGGGATTGGTATTAGTGCTATGCACTATATTGGAATGAAAGCAATGATTATAGAGGCTAATTATGCCTATCATTTTGGCTATTTTACTTTATCTGTTGTTATTGCCATGCTTGCTTCTTTTGCTTCCTTATTTATTTTTCTAAAGTTACAGCCATATATGAGTAACTTTATTGTGAAGTGTATTACCTCCCTTTTGATGGGAATTACGATATCAAGTATGCACTATACTGGAATGTATGCTGTCAGGTATTATGTGGATTCAGAAAGAAATCTTATTCATTCCCACACAAATCATCTTAGTATAAAATCAATCATTCTCGGTGTATCAATTGGTATGGCTATTCTTTTTTTATTTTCTATTTTATCTAGCTTGCTGGATCGCTATGTCGACTATCGTTTAAATCATTTTGATGCATTAACGAAGCGTCCAAACCGCAGGCAGTTTGAAAAAGTGATAGATTCTGCTGCTTATTTAAGTGGGATAGCAATTCTTCATATTCATAATATAAATAAATGGAATAGTAAGTATGGCTACTGCTTTGGTGATAAAATCATTATTTATATAGACGAATTATGTAGGAAGCTAGTGGGCCATAATATAGAATTGTTCCGAATAGAAGGAAATCGTTTTGCGTTCTTAAGTAGGACAAATGAGGATCTAGAAAATTTAATTTTAGAACTTAATCAGCTAACAGCCATCATATCTAGTCCTGTAATAATTGATGATCAAATAATCAAGATAGAGACAGCTATTGCATTGTCTGTTAATGAGAAAAAGGTTTCTGCCAAACAAATATATATAAATGCTGTAGCAGTTTTAGCCCATTATTCGCTTCGCTATGAAAATGAAATAATAAAGTATGATTCAGATAAACATAAACGAACATTTGCTAATCACCTTGTGAGTGAGATAGAAGATGCCCTTATAAAAAAACAATTATACTTAGTTTATCAACCTAAAGTAATTTTACATTCAAAGGAAGTAGCAGGAGTGGAAGCTTTATTAAGATGGAAACATCCTAAGTATGGGGAGCTTTCTCCAGGGATTTTTATTCCTATCTTAGAAGCGTCTGAAAAAATGTGGGAAGTTACCGACTGGATTATGGAAGAGATCTGCAAGCAAATGGCTAGATGGCAAAATCAAGATAGAAGACTACCTGTAGCGTTTAATATTCCTGGTCCCTATGTTACTTCTCCACGATTAATGAGAAACTTAGTAGCGTATGTGGAGAAATATAGGCTAAGTCCGTCATTAATCGAGTTAGAGATTACAGAAACAAGTGCCGTTGGTAATATGGAAGGAGCGATTCAATCCGTACAAGCCTATAGAAATGCAGGCTTTTCTGTTGCTCTTGACGATTTTGGTACTGGGGTATCTTCCTTGTCCTATTTAAAAAGAATTCCAGTCAATACATTGAAAATAGATAAAACCTTTATTGACGAGGTTCCAGAATCGCAAAAAGACGGAGAAATTATTAAAGCTATTATTGCCTTGGCAAGTTCTTTGCATTTAAGCATTGTAATAGAGGGAGTAGAAAGAGAAGAACAGATTGAATATTTATCTTCCATAAATAAATGGCCGATTATACAAGGATACTACTATGCTAAACCAATGAATAACCTTGCTTTAGAAGAGTGGCTTTATATGTTTGCAGAAGAAAAAACAGGATAG
- a CDS encoding VOC family protein gives MTFHNESTIYAKSITLKVSNLEKSLLFYTKIIGFSVVSQDKMTASLRAGKGVPFLFLEELKEVEPKMVRTTGLYHFAILVPSREELGIILNHLLETGYPLQGASDHYVSEAIYLADPDGNGIEIYRDRKATEWEWEDGFVKMDTAYMDTKGVLASAGNRQWKGLPEQTILGHIHLHVADLTETVDFYVKGLGFDVVQKYGSQAFFLSTAQYHHHIGLNVWNGIGAPAPEKNHVGLAYFDLKIPDHEKLEEIKHRIVQIGALVKEKEGKWYTWDPSGNAIHLTVI, from the coding sequence ATGACATTTCATAACGAGTCAACTATTTATGCAAAATCAATAACTTTAAAAGTATCTAATCTAGAAAAGTCTCTTTTGTTTTATACGAAAATAATTGGTTTTTCAGTTGTGAGTCAAGATAAAATGACGGCATCTTTACGTGCGGGAAAAGGGGTACCTTTTTTATTTTTAGAAGAATTAAAAGAAGTGGAGCCTAAAATGGTACGAACAACAGGACTCTATCATTTTGCTATCTTGGTGCCATCAAGAGAAGAATTAGGGATAATATTGAACCATTTGCTAGAAACAGGTTATCCACTACAAGGAGCTTCTGATCATTATGTTAGCGAAGCGATCTATCTAGCAGATCCAGATGGAAATGGTATTGAAATCTATCGAGATAGAAAGGCGACAGAGTGGGAGTGGGAAGATGGATTTGTGAAGATGGATACAGCTTATATGGATACAAAAGGAGTGCTTGCATCTGCCGGAAATCGCCAGTGGAAAGGACTTCCCGAGCAAACTATCCTTGGTCATATCCACTTACATGTTGCGGATTTAACGGAGACAGTCGATTTTTATGTGAAGGGATTAGGGTTTGATGTTGTTCAAAAATATGGTTCCCAAGCATTCTTTCTTTCAACAGCACAATATCACCATCATATCGGCTTAAATGTTTGGAATGGGATAGGGGCTCCTGCTCCAGAAAAGAATCATGTTGGTTTAGCTTACTTTGATTTGAAAATACCTGATCACGAAAAACTAGAAGAAATAAAACATAGAATTGTGCAGATAGGGGCATTAGTGAAAGAAAAAGAGGGTAAATGGTATACATGGGATCCCTCTGGAAATGCGATTCATTTAACAGTTATTTGA
- a CDS encoding PLP-dependent aminotransferase family protein codes for MIFITIDRSHSISLTQQIYEQVRNGILEKRLKEGDRLASSRELANSIGVSRNIVLEAYERLIAEGYLEVKPKSGTFVASGTSLSFTENTRRKETPKKSDANKKMYIDFKAGNPAIDYFPRKKWAQLTKEICLHSPEAVFGYGEASGMKELKNALVDYLKRVRGVQCSAEQIFITSGATQGLKLITEMLGKGNKTIAVEDPVTDEMRNIFTFSNGQIIPVPVDENGIDPKELPTQSPSFVFVIPSHQFPLGGILSIQRRLQLIEYAKKMDCYIVEDDYDSEFTYEGAPVPSIQGIAPNRVIYVGTFSKILSPGLRIGYVILPEELISDFEQIKWFSDRHTSSLEQLVLARFIREGYLDRHVRKMKKIYKEKRERLVLAIQQNFKHATIIGKSAGMHLVVEIPDTDFHSTFIHKIEEYGVKVYPIEQYSLVKGKHKSRIVMGYGGLSLEQIEKGVQLLREILERDK; via the coding sequence ATGATCTTTATTACGATTGACCGATCCCATTCTATTTCTTTAACACAGCAAATTTATGAACAAGTTCGTAATGGAATATTGGAAAAGCGATTAAAAGAGGGGGATAGGCTGGCTTCTTCAAGAGAATTAGCAAACTCAATTGGAGTTTCGCGAAATATTGTACTGGAGGCGTATGAGCGTTTAATTGCAGAAGGATATTTAGAAGTGAAACCAAAATCTGGAACCTTTGTAGCAAGTGGGACTTCTCTGTCGTTTACAGAGAATACAAGAAGGAAAGAAACTCCTAAAAAAAGCGATGCAAATAAAAAGATGTACATTGATTTTAAAGCAGGGAATCCAGCAATCGATTATTTTCCAAGGAAGAAATGGGCACAATTGACAAAGGAAATTTGTTTGCATTCCCCTGAAGCAGTCTTTGGATATGGAGAAGCCTCGGGAATGAAAGAATTAAAGAATGCTCTTGTTGACTATTTAAAAAGAGTTAGAGGGGTACAATGCAGTGCAGAGCAAATTTTTATTACATCTGGCGCTACACAAGGATTGAAGCTAATCACAGAAATGCTTGGGAAAGGAAATAAAACGATAGCAGTTGAGGATCCTGTAACAGATGAAATGAGAAATATTTTTACTTTTAGCAATGGACAAATCATTCCTGTTCCTGTAGATGAAAATGGGATCGATCCAAAGGAATTACCGACGCAATCGCCAAGCTTTGTTTTTGTTATTCCTTCCCATCAATTTCCTTTAGGTGGTATTCTTTCTATTCAAAGAAGGCTGCAATTAATCGAGTATGCGAAAAAGATGGATTGCTATATTGTAGAAGATGATTATGATAGCGAATTTACCTATGAAGGGGCTCCAGTACCATCTATCCAAGGAATTGCACCTAACCGCGTTATATATGTAGGCACATTTAGCAAAATTCTTTCACCAGGTTTACGGATTGGATATGTCATTTTACCAGAGGAATTAATAAGTGATTTTGAACAAATTAAGTGGTTTTCAGACAGACATACTTCCTCCCTCGAACAATTAGTATTAGCCCGTTTTATCAGGGAAGGCTATCTAGATCGGCATGTTCGCAAAATGAAAAAAATATATAAAGAAAAACGAGAACGGTTAGTCTTAGCTATTCAGCAAAATTTTAAACATGCTACCATCATTGGTAAATCGGCAGGAATGCATTTAGTTGTGGAAATTCCAGATACAGATTTTCATTCCACATTCATACATAAAATCGAGGAATATGGAGTAAAGGTATATCCGATTGAACAGTATAGTTTAGTTAAAGGAAAGCATAAGAGTAGAATTGTAATGGGCTATGGGGGATTATCTCTCGAACAGATTGAAAAAGGGGTGCAATTATTGCGAGAAATTCTTGAGAGAGATAAATAG
- a CDS encoding aspartate/glutamate racemase family protein, which yields MKTIGLIGGLSWESTADYYRYINTFVKEQMGGLHSAKSLLYSFDFEEIVALQKAGHWNEATVLMKNAAKTLEAGGADIVIICTNTMHKMAKEVQAAINIPLLHIADVTGNEIKKTALKKVGLLGTMFTMEQSFYKDALFQQEIETIIPDKEDREAVHQIIFDELCKGIILPESKAIYLRIIEKLQAQGAEGIILGCTEIPLLIKQEDSSIPLFDTTFLHAKAAVSYALGQNFVLK from the coding sequence ATGAAAACAATTGGACTAATTGGAGGGTTAAGCTGGGAATCAACAGCTGATTATTATCGCTATATAAATACATTCGTAAAAGAACAAATGGGTGGATTACACTCTGCTAAATCGCTTCTATATTCCTTTGACTTTGAAGAAATTGTTGCTCTGCAAAAAGCTGGACATTGGAATGAGGCCACTGTATTAATGAAAAATGCCGCGAAAACATTGGAAGCAGGCGGTGCTGATATCGTAATTATCTGTACCAATACTATGCATAAAATGGCAAAAGAAGTACAAGCAGCTATCAATATTCCTCTGCTGCATATCGCAGATGTTACTGGAAATGAAATAAAAAAAACTGCCTTAAAAAAGGTCGGCTTATTAGGAACGATGTTTACAATGGAGCAGTCTTTTTATAAAGACGCACTTTTTCAGCAAGAAATTGAAACCATTATTCCTGACAAAGAGGATAGAGAAGCAGTTCATCAAATTATATTTGATGAACTATGCAAAGGGATAATTCTCCCAGAATCAAAGGCTATCTATTTGCGTATTATAGAGAAACTTCAAGCTCAAGGCGCTGAAGGGATAATCTTAGGATGTACCGAGATTCCCTTACTTATAAAACAAGAAGACAGTTCTATTCCATTATTTGATACAACTTTTTTACATGCTAAAGCAGCCGTTTCCTATGCACTCGGTCAAAACTTTGTTTTAAAGTAA
- a CDS encoding SepM family pheromone-processing serine protease, which translates to MNKSRKSIFSKKWLAILFGVLIILLFIPTPYYLNQPGSIEALASKVTVEDGTKSEKGSLNLTTVYSIKVNNPYIYLYGLVAPHTEIRKEEEVKGNLSDEEYNKLMLHMMATSKQNAIVASLHAAGKKVEFTYNGIFVAQVLDNSKAKSIIQVGDIIKKVDGKSFAKSEKLIAYLKEKQAGDIVHLEFLHGKEKKEADVEVIELDKRTGQVGIGIAPEDNMTIHPSVDVEINSENIGGPSAGFMFSLEVYNQIVKEDLTRGYKIAGTGTMDAEGNVGQIGGIKHKIVAAHKEDVDIFFYPRDITEYDTNEKEIKEQVKEEGYTDIKIVPVSTLQEAIDYLEKLPEKK; encoded by the coding sequence ATGAATAAATCAAGAAAAAGCATCTTTTCAAAAAAGTGGTTAGCCATACTTTTTGGGGTACTCATTATTCTCTTATTTATTCCGACCCCATATTATTTAAATCAACCAGGATCGATTGAAGCACTTGCATCTAAAGTGACGGTAGAGGATGGTACGAAGTCGGAAAAGGGAAGTCTCAATCTAACAACTGTTTATTCGATTAAAGTAAATAATCCCTATATTTACCTATACGGATTGGTCGCACCACATACGGAAATTCGAAAAGAAGAAGAAGTTAAAGGGAATTTAAGTGATGAGGAGTACAACAAACTGATGCTTCATATGATGGCTACATCGAAGCAAAATGCGATTGTTGCCAGTCTGCATGCAGCAGGGAAAAAAGTAGAGTTTACTTATAACGGTATTTTCGTTGCACAAGTATTAGATAACTCTAAGGCAAAATCAATTATTCAAGTTGGAGATATTATCAAAAAAGTGGATGGAAAGTCGTTTGCAAAAAGCGAGAAGTTAATTGCTTATTTAAAGGAAAAGCAAGCAGGAGATATAGTCCATCTTGAATTTTTACATGGCAAGGAAAAGAAAGAAGCAGATGTAGAAGTAATTGAATTAGACAAAAGGACAGGGCAGGTGGGCATTGGGATTGCTCCAGAAGATAATATGACTATCCACCCTTCTGTTGATGTAGAAATTAATAGTGAAAATATCGGAGGTCCTTCCGCTGGATTTATGTTTTCATTAGAAGTCTATAATCAAATTGTCAAAGAAGATTTAACAAGAGGCTACAAAATAGCCGGTACCGGAACGATGGATGCCGAAGGAAATGTGGGGCAAATCGGTGGAATTAAGCATAAAATCGTTGCGGCACATAAAGAAGATGTGGATATATTCTTCTATCCACGTGATATAACAGAATATGATACGAATGAAAAGGAAATTAAAGAGCAAGTAAAAGAAGAGGGGTATACAGACATTAAGATCGTACCAGTAAGCACGCTGCAAGAAGCTATTGATTATTTAGAAAAACTTCCAGAGAAGAAATAA
- a CDS encoding excisionase family DNA-binding protein translates to MYLSVQETAELLSISEIKVKNLILQNQIRAIYDGTDYLINKEQFNTHFKQVEKYKTFVEEVLSEPIPEDLDIKDED, encoded by the coding sequence ATGTATTTATCCGTACAAGAAACCGCAGAACTGCTGTCGATTTCAGAAATAAAAGTGAAAAACTTGATTTTACAAAACCAGATCAGAGCCATTTATGATGGGACGGATTATCTTATTAACAAGGAGCAATTTAATACGCATTTCAAGCAAGTGGAAAAATATAAAACGTTTGTAGAAGAAGTATTAAGTGAGCCGATTCCTGAGGATTTAGACATTAAAGATGAGGATTAG
- a CDS encoding STAS domain-containing protein, giving the protein MHYNQGVYQYFIDNTERLTAEWYKDLTKNDPKGVYATTDTYAIETMKKQNNDFHLRLAGLFIKDREEFLEDIKEWIYQIATDQAHLDTPIHFIIREFIRTREQYFQLIEEYAVKHHVEQERVTEWSHSVVKVLDKIILKYTEEHHNYSNRQLIAQQEMINELSSPVISLNKTSALLPLVGDIDTARAAFILENTIKQCAEKKVFRLFIDLSGVIIIDTMVAHQIFQLIHGLSLIGVNTTLSGIRPEIATTAIQLGLSFADISIASTLSKAIEQDGNFEK; this is encoded by the coding sequence TTGCACTATAATCAAGGTGTTTATCAATATTTCATCGACAATACAGAAAGATTAACAGCAGAATGGTATAAAGATTTGACAAAAAATGATCCAAAAGGTGTGTATGCAACAACTGATACATATGCGATTGAGACAATGAAAAAGCAAAATAATGATTTTCATCTTCGACTTGCTGGTCTCTTCATTAAAGATAGGGAAGAGTTCCTCGAAGACATTAAGGAATGGATTTATCAAATTGCAACCGATCAGGCGCATTTAGATACACCTATTCATTTTATTATTCGTGAATTTATTCGAACAAGGGAGCAATATTTTCAGTTGATTGAAGAATATGCAGTCAAACATCATGTTGAGCAGGAACGTGTCACGGAATGGAGCCATTCTGTTGTAAAGGTTCTCGATAAAATTATCTTGAAATATACCGAGGAACATCATAATTATTCTAATAGGCAACTTATAGCACAACAGGAAATGATTAATGAATTAAGTTCACCAGTCATTTCTTTAAACAAAACAAGTGCACTCTTGCCTCTTGTTGGAGATATTGATACAGCACGTGCTGCTTTTATATTAGAAAATACGATTAAGCAATGTGCAGAGAAGAAAGTATTCAGATTATTTATTGATTTATCTGGTGTAATTATTATTGATACAATGGTTGCCCATCAAATATTCCAACTGATTCATGGTTTAAGCTTAATTGGAGTGAATACGACATTATCAGGTATTCGCCCAGAAATAGCAACAACCGCAATACAGTTAGGATTATCCTTTGCAGATATTTCAATTGCTTCCACGCTTTCTAAAGCAATTGAGCAAGATGGTAATTTCGAAAAATAA
- a CDS encoding winged helix-turn-helix transcriptional regulator: MNHSTICPRFEKAMSILSQRWTGLIIYQLLNGPQRFCSIESSIGISGRLLSERLKDLEQADIVIREVYPETPVRIEYSLTEKGRSLEPIMKEIENWSHSWLEV; this comes from the coding sequence ATGAACCATTCAACGATTTGTCCACGGTTTGAAAAAGCAATGAGTATTTTAAGCCAACGCTGGACTGGTTTAATTATTTATCAGCTGTTAAACGGTCCTCAACGTTTCTGTTCTATAGAATCCTCCATTGGAATAAGCGGAAGACTTTTATCGGAGAGATTAAAGGATTTAGAGCAAGCAGATATTGTGATACGAGAGGTATATCCTGAAACGCCGGTTAGAATTGAATATTCTCTAACAGAAAAAGGGCGCTCATTAGAACCAATTATGAAAGAAATCGAAAATTGGTCTCATTCGTGGCTAGAAGTATAA
- a CDS encoding alkaline phosphatase: MNLKSWKKKLLPIAVISSLTVAGLATVLTGTDAEAKNKGNNNGKPKNVIFLIGDGMGVSYTSAYRYLKDNPKTKTAESTYFDPYLVGQQMTYPEDPEQNVTDSASAATAMSAGIKTYNNAIAVDNDHSEVKTVLEAAKEKGKSTGLVATSEITHATPASFGSHDINRKNMNAIADDYFDEMINGKHKVDVLLGGGTDLFVRQDRDLTKDFKKAGYNYVKNRKDLLKNKDTQLLGLFAEAGMPKMIDRDKDTPSLEEMTKTAINSLNKNKKGFFLMVEGSQIDWAGHDNDIVAAMSEMEDFEKAYKAAIDFAKKDKNTLVVATADHSTGGFSIAANGDYNWYGEPIKAAKKTPDFMAELIVNGANVESTLKDNIQLSLTSEEIQAVQKAADTKDLTSIDNAIEDIFNKRTNTGWTTGGHTGEDVPVYAYGPSSNLFAGQKDNTDHAKIIFNLLNTKIKITDK; this comes from the coding sequence TTGAACTTAAAATCATGGAAAAAAAAGCTGCTGCCTATCGCTGTAATCTCTTCTTTAACTGTTGCTGGATTAGCAACTGTACTAACAGGAACAGATGCAGAAGCAAAAAACAAGGGAAACAATAACGGAAAACCGAAAAATGTTATCTTTCTGATAGGAGATGGAATGGGTGTTTCATACACTTCCGCCTATCGCTATTTAAAAGATAATCCGAAAACAAAAACGGCAGAAAGTACATATTTTGATCCTTATTTAGTAGGACAGCAAATGACATACCCAGAAGATCCCGAACAAAATGTCACAGACTCTGCATCAGCCGCGACCGCAATGTCTGCTGGTATTAAAACATACAATAATGCTATTGCTGTAGACAATGACCATTCGGAAGTGAAAACCGTCTTAGAAGCTGCAAAAGAAAAAGGCAAATCCACAGGTCTTGTTGCCACTTCTGAAATTACCCATGCAACCCCAGCATCTTTTGGGTCACATGATATCAATCGTAAAAACATGAATGCTATTGCAGATGATTATTTTGATGAGATGATAAATGGTAAGCATAAAGTGGATGTTCTCTTAGGTGGAGGAACAGACCTTTTCGTTCGTCAAGATCGAGACTTAACGAAGGACTTTAAGAAGGCTGGCTACAATTATGTAAAGAATCGTAAAGATTTACTGAAGAATAAAGATACACAATTGCTCGGTCTATTTGCGGAGGCAGGAATGCCGAAAATGATAGATAGAGACAAGGATACACCTTCATTAGAGGAAATGACAAAAACTGCGATCAATAGTTTAAATAAAAATAAAAAAGGATTTTTCCTTATGGTGGAAGGTAGTCAAATTGACTGGGCGGGTCATGATAATGACATTGTCGCTGCAATGAGTGAGATGGAGGATTTTGAAAAGGCATATAAAGCAGCAATTGACTTTGCTAAAAAGGATAAAAATACTTTAGTTGTTGCTACAGCAGACCATTCAACTGGCGGATTCTCTATTGCAGCGAATGGGGATTATAACTGGTATGGCGAGCCAATCAAAGCAGCAAAGAAAACACCTGATTTTATGGCAGAATTAATTGTAAATGGCGCGAATGTAGAGTCGACCTTAAAGGATAATATTCAGTTATCATTAACTTCAGAGGAAATTCAGGCCGTTCAAAAAGCTGCTGATACAAAGGATCTCACTAGTATCGACAATGCTATTGAAGATATCTTCAATAAACGTACCAATACAGGCTGGACAACTGGAGGACATACAGGTGAAGACGTTCCTGTCTATGCCTACGGACCATCTAGCAACCTTTTTGCAGGGCAAAAGGATAATACAGATCATGCAAAAATTATCTTCAACCTACTAAACACAAAAATAAAAATAACGGATAAATAG
- a CDS encoding class I SAM-dependent methyltransferase: protein MNVLNYDKLLHIGTEEVQVGFHKSYHYHRYEPTPYEHLEQLFREFPLREADHIVDFGCGKGRLNFYIHYVFQSTVKGVEINEDFYHQALHNLERYAKNRKKKKEKIHFYLGRAEDYLVQPEDNYFYFFNPFSLPIFQKIISNIIYSLEESSRKVNIILYFPSDEYRFFMDNHALFKQQGEVKVGNRTDKDTFIIYQSLY from the coding sequence GATAAATTATTACATATTGGAACAGAAGAAGTACAAGTAGGATTCCATAAGTCCTATCATTATCATCGATATGAACCAACTCCATATGAGCATTTGGAGCAATTATTTCGCGAATTTCCGCTTCGGGAAGCAGATCATATAGTTGATTTTGGATGTGGGAAAGGGCGTTTAAACTTTTATATTCATTATGTATTTCAGTCGACTGTAAAAGGAGTTGAAATCAATGAAGATTTTTATCATCAAGCGCTTCATAATCTAGAACGATACGCAAAAAACAGGAAGAAAAAGAAAGAAAAGATACATTTTTATTTAGGAAGAGCAGAGGATTATTTGGTACAGCCAGAAGATAATTATTTCTATTTCTTTAATCCCTTTTCCTTGCCTATCTTTCAAAAAATTATTAGTAATATCATATACTCACTGGAAGAAAGTAGTCGCAAGGTCAACATTATTCTCTATTTCCCCTCAGATGAATATCGATTTTTTATGGATAATCATGCATTATTCAAACAGCAAGGAGAGGTGAAAGTCGGGAATAGGACAGATAAGGATACGTTTATCATTTATCAATCTCTCTATTAG